In Thiospirochaeta perfilievii, a single window of DNA contains:
- a CDS encoding VWA domain-containing protein — protein sequence MIKFQYPIFLLIIPIVILLTILKLKKKQSSGIGFSELTLLKVAAKKNHLTSLPYILRCLTLILLSLALAGPIKENSIENNEASGIDIIVAIDVSGSMEGLDFSTKREKQTRLDAVKKVVKEFIDSRPNDRIGVVAFAGAPYIASPLTLDHSWLIKRLDMLQTGMIEGGTAIGSAIASASNSLNRVESKSKIVILLTDGENNSGVIEPRQAAEAANALGVKIYTVGAGKEGKAPYEVNGFFGSDIQYVDVKIDEEMLTDVATSTGGLYFRAKDINSLEEIYNRINKMEKTTRVSNKTVLYKYYFMIPLIIGFLLFLIEIILTSTKLRRVY from the coding sequence ATGATTAAGTTTCAGTACCCCATATTTCTATTAATAATTCCAATAGTAATACTTTTAACTATATTAAAGCTAAAGAAGAAACAGAGTAGTGGAATTGGCTTTTCAGAGTTAACTCTACTTAAAGTAGCTGCTAAAAAAAATCACTTAACAAGCCTTCCCTACATTCTACGTTGTCTAACTCTAATACTCTTAAGTTTAGCCCTTGCAGGGCCTATAAAAGAGAATAGTATAGAGAATAATGAAGCAAGTGGAATAGATATAATTGTAGCAATAGATGTATCAGGGAGCATGGAAGGTTTAGATTTCTCTACAAAACGGGAAAAGCAGACAAGATTAGATGCAGTAAAAAAAGTTGTTAAAGAGTTTATAGATAGTAGGCCTAACGACAGGATTGGTGTAGTAGCTTTTGCTGGAGCACCATATATTGCAAGCCCACTAACCCTAGACCACAGCTGGTTAATAAAACGGTTAGACATGTTGCAAACCGGTATGATAGAAGGAGGAACTGCAATTGGTTCCGCTATAGCCTCTGCATCTAATAGCCTTAACAGAGTGGAGAGTAAGTCTAAAATTGTAATTCTACTTACAGATGGAGAGAATAACAGTGGTGTTATTGAACCAAGACAAGCTGCGGAAGCTGCTAATGCTCTAGGAGTAAAAATCTACACAGTAGGTGCAGGAAAAGAGGGAAAAGCTCCCTACGAAGTAAACGGTTTTTTTGGTTCAGATATACAGTATGTTGATGTTAAAATTGACGAAGAGATGTTAACAGATGTAGCTACATCAACAGGGGGTCTCTATTTTAGAGCGAAGGATATTAACTCCCTAGAAGAGATCTATAACAGAATAAATAAGATGGAGAAGACAACTAGGGTATCCAATAAAACAGTTCTTTATAAATACTACTTTATGATTCCACTAATTATAGGTTTTCTACTTTTTCTTATTGAAATTATTCTAACATCAACAAAATTAAGGAGGGTTTATTAA
- a CDS encoding GW dipeptide domain-containing protein, with amino-acid sequence MLIKRVSLIFLIVLSFNIFADDFQNGNLEFSNKDYQGANKDYLLEIQNNGYDINTLFNLGNTAIKLNRDGYALYYLYKGLLINPRDKNIQSLIKNIEKRLDLEDQLNFYSPLSYSQNINLTLVLITLTGVLITIFILLSYKKNDKSLFFRIRKVILSVTTLLLLLSLGGNANYYLKKNQGIIVEKNSVNISPYPGSDETFIGKEGAIVVITDEYQDYYYITDKNNRYGWIERESVGKLWD; translated from the coding sequence ATGTTAATTAAACGAGTAAGTCTAATATTTTTAATTGTGTTATCTTTTAATATTTTTGCAGATGATTTTCAAAATGGGAATTTAGAGTTTAGTAATAAGGATTATCAAGGTGCAAATAAAGACTACCTGCTTGAGATTCAAAATAATGGGTATGACATTAACACTCTGTTTAATCTAGGGAATACGGCTATAAAATTAAACAGAGATGGATATGCCCTCTACTACCTCTATAAAGGCCTATTAATAAACCCTAGGGATAAAAACATCCAATCACTTATAAAAAATATTGAGAAGAGATTAGATCTAGAGGATCAACTTAACTTCTACTCCCCTCTATCCTACTCTCAAAATATTAATCTAACACTGGTATTAATTACATTAACAGGAGTGCTAATAACAATTTTTATTCTATTATCATATAAAAAAAATGATAAAAGTCTCTTTTTTAGAATAAGAAAGGTAATTCTTTCTGTTACAACACTACTCCTACTACTCTCTTTAGGTGGTAATGCCAACTATTACTTAAAAAAAAATCAAGGAATAATTGTGGAAAAAAACAGTGTTAATATCTCACCCTATCCTGGTAGTGATGAAACATTTATAGGAAAGGAAGGAGCAATAGTTGTCATAACCGATGAGTACCAAGACTACTACTATATTACTGATAAAAATAATCGATATGGTTGGATAGAGAGGGAGAGTGTGGGGAAATTATGGGATTAG
- a CDS encoding vWA domain-containing protein, with protein MEFQNPGVLILIPIFLILFIPIFIWVEKRKAASLKTFIGNNTKGLFPTFNKKITVIRYILIIISALLLIICLARPQKGFIWQESITTGIDIAVAVDTSKSMDAIDITPNRLTKAKMALLELSGELKGDRIALIPFAGSSFVMTPFTADYDIFNQSVKTLNTNTIPKSGTNLKSAISSSQEIFKDKNRYKILILVTDGEDLANQGVEEAKKAAESGVQIFTVGVGTKLGELIPDPNNPGEYLKDKKGNIVKSKLDEDSLKEIALATGGDYRDLSSNGNGILQIYKEKLKELEQENKSEQRSRIPIDIYRVFLIPVIILLLIEFLVVNIRKKRVNKKGIFTAIFLLNFGLIYATPGDDALKNREFDRAITLYKQEKDSPITKYNLGTAYYKKGDFANATLQFEDSLKKADGNLQKRILYNLGNSYFKASELSQDMNEKISLLEKSVKSYDGSIALDNSDEQVVKNRDFVKIILDKLKDQQDQQDQQDQQDQQDQQDQQDQQDQQDQQDQQDQQDQQDQQDQQDQQDQQDQQDQQDQQDQQDQQDQQDQQDQQDQQDQQDQPQEMSREQAEALLNALEDQEVELKYLVNDRDNSYTGEW; from the coding sequence ATGGAGTTTCAAAACCCGGGAGTTTTAATCCTTATACCTATTTTCTTAATACTGTTTATACCTATTTTTATCTGGGTAGAAAAAAGAAAGGCTGCTAGTTTAAAAACATTTATAGGGAATAATACAAAAGGTCTATTCCCTACGTTTAATAAAAAAATTACAGTTATTAGGTATATACTAATTATAATATCCGCTCTTTTACTAATAATTTGCCTAGCTAGACCCCAAAAAGGTTTTATTTGGCAGGAGAGTATAACTACTGGAATAGATATTGCTGTTGCAGTTGATACATCAAAGAGTATGGATGCCATTGATATAACACCAAATAGGTTAACTAAAGCAAAAATGGCACTACTTGAGCTTAGTGGGGAGCTAAAAGGTGACAGAATTGCTCTAATACCCTTTGCAGGATCATCCTTTGTAATGACTCCATTTACAGCTGACTACGATATTTTTAATCAAAGTGTTAAGACTTTAAATACAAATACAATCCCTAAAAGTGGTACAAATTTAAAGAGCGCCATAAGCTCATCCCAGGAGATTTTTAAGGATAAAAATAGATATAAAATTTTAATTCTTGTAACTGATGGGGAGGATTTAGCAAATCAAGGGGTTGAAGAAGCTAAAAAAGCTGCCGAGAGTGGGGTTCAAATTTTCACTGTGGGAGTTGGTACTAAACTTGGGGAATTAATCCCCGACCCTAACAATCCAGGAGAATACCTTAAGGATAAGAAAGGAAATATTGTTAAATCAAAATTAGATGAAGACTCCCTAAAAGAGATTGCTTTAGCTACAGGTGGAGATTATAGAGATCTCTCTTCCAATGGAAATGGAATCCTTCAGATTTACAAAGAGAAGCTTAAGGAGTTAGAACAGGAGAATAAGAGTGAGCAGAGAAGTAGAATCCCTATAGATATCTATAGAGTGTTTTTAATACCGGTAATAATTCTACTTTTAATTGAGTTCTTAGTTGTTAATATCAGAAAAAAAAGAGTTAATAAAAAGGGTATATTTACAGCCATATTTCTTTTAAACTTTGGTCTTATTTATGCAACCCCTGGGGATGACGCCTTAAAAAATAGGGAGTTCGATAGAGCTATTACTCTATATAAACAAGAAAAAGACTCTCCAATAACAAAGTATAACCTAGGTACAGCTTATTATAAAAAAGGAGACTTTGCCAATGCTACTCTTCAATTTGAAGATAGTTTAAAAAAAGCAGATGGTAATTTGCAAAAAAGGATTTTATACAATCTTGGTAATAGTTATTTTAAAGCTAGTGAACTTAGCCAGGATATGAATGAAAAGATATCTTTATTAGAAAAATCTGTTAAAAGTTATGATGGTTCAATAGCCCTTGATAATAGTGATGAACAGGTTGTAAAAAATAGGGATTTTGTAAAAATCATTCTTGATAAACTTAAGGATCAGCAGGATCAGCAGGATCAGCAGGATCAGCAGGATCAGCAGGATCAGCAGGATCAGCAGGATCAGCAGGATCAGCAGGATCAGCAGGATCAGCAGGATCAGCAGGATCAGCAAGATCAGCAAGATCAGCAAGATCAGCAAGATCAGCAAGATCAGCAAGATCAGCAAGATCAGCAAGATCAGCAAGATCAGCAAGATCAGCAAGATCAGCAGGATCAGCAGGATCAGCAAGATCAGCAAGATCAGCCCCAAGAGATGAGTAGAGAGCAGGCTGAAGCTCTATTAAACGCATTAGAAGATCAGGAAGTTGAGTTAAAATATCTAGTAAACGATAGAGATAACTCATATACAGGTGAATGGTAG
- a CDS encoding BatD family protein yields the protein MKKNIIILIFLTINGFLFSQTIDIELQDSYVNLGEWTTFRVTVSGNITNLKYSEPKDLTITQIGKSSSVNLVLNGSKSSSLILTYRVKPQKAGTLKLPIFYSENSNGESIKSDQLVLYVEELKDDIITKHDTTKEFETQYVKLFIDIPDRNLYVGEAIPVEIVAYFSTSYQPGIDRSPYIKTGSFVVDTGQKYFNDRPEKVINGERWLQVYWKSHLTPLKAGKLDLEIVMDSYIDKPTSNGGFFSSSERQEIKTTTEIKTLNIKMLPINDRPDSFSGAIGDFSLNDSINLTDISVGDPVTLTMDIFGEGNFQRINVPKISSESESWKLYPESSSYRGTNKSNYQGVKSFEQILAPTTDKVTTTPKFTFSYFNPIEEKYYIISSTEFPISVSPSQFINKEVVDESNNSFNEKKEEIRHKVEKKVDFNRTIFENPLLYVALTSTLLTLITILVISILSKRQSSDVSTLKRDQKNLLLKIKLLENSKNYLEALNLYKNLIQITVSDRLKCEPQAITHLDIEDGKIKDIMVKLDEFKYTSRSIDFETYKALADGIKKELKC from the coding sequence ATGAAAAAAAACATCATAATTTTAATTTTTTTAACAATAAATGGATTTTTATTTTCCCAAACTATCGATATAGAACTACAGGATAGTTATGTAAACCTTGGAGAGTGGACAACATTCAGGGTAACAGTTTCGGGAAACATTACTAACTTAAAATATAGTGAACCTAAGGATCTAACAATAACCCAGATTGGAAAAAGTAGCTCTGTTAACCTGGTTCTAAATGGAAGTAAAAGTAGTAGTTTAATATTAACATATAGGGTAAAACCCCAAAAAGCAGGAACCCTTAAACTTCCTATATTTTATTCAGAAAACTCCAATGGAGAGAGTATAAAAAGTGATCAGCTAGTTCTCTATGTGGAAGAGTTAAAAGATGACATTATAACTAAACACGACACTACAAAAGAGTTTGAGACCCAGTATGTGAAACTCTTTATAGATATTCCAGATAGAAACCTATATGTTGGAGAAGCGATACCTGTAGAGATAGTTGCCTATTTTTCTACAAGTTATCAACCAGGTATTGACCGATCACCATATATTAAAACAGGTTCATTTGTTGTAGACACAGGGCAGAAGTATTTTAATGATAGACCAGAGAAAGTAATAAATGGAGAGCGTTGGTTACAGGTATATTGGAAAAGTCACTTAACCCCACTTAAAGCTGGTAAATTAGACTTGGAAATTGTTATGGATAGTTACATTGATAAACCAACATCAAATGGAGGTTTTTTCTCCTCATCAGAAAGACAGGAGATTAAAACTACTACGGAAATTAAGACACTGAATATTAAAATGTTACCAATAAATGACCGCCCGGATAGCTTTTCCGGTGCTATAGGAGACTTTTCACTAAATGACTCTATTAACCTAACAGATATTAGCGTAGGAGATCCAGTAACCCTTACAATGGATATTTTTGGAGAAGGAAACTTTCAAAGAATAAATGTACCAAAGATATCTAGTGAATCAGAGTCATGGAAGTTGTATCCAGAATCATCATCATATAGGGGAACAAATAAGTCTAACTATCAAGGGGTAAAATCCTTTGAGCAGATATTAGCTCCAACAACAGATAAAGTAACAACTACCCCCAAATTTACATTCTCATATTTCAATCCAATTGAAGAGAAATACTACATAATAAGTAGTACTGAATTCCCTATAAGTGTAAGCCCATCCCAGTTTATAAATAAAGAAGTAGTAGATGAATCTAATAACAGTTTTAATGAAAAAAAAGAAGAGATACGACATAAAGTTGAAAAAAAGGTAGATTTTAACAGAACAATATTTGAAAACCCTCTACTCTATGTAGCTTTAACGTCAACACTGTTAACACTTATTACAATACTAGTTATATCAATATTAAGTAAAAGACAAAGCAGTGACGTTTCAACTTTAAAAAGAGACCAAAAAAACCTTTTATTAAAAATTAAATTATTGGAAAACAGTAAAAATTATTTAGAAGCATTAAATTTATATAAAAACCTTATTCAAATTACAGTGTCGGATAGACTAAAATGTGAACCCCAGGCTATAACACATCTAGATATAGAAGATGGTAAAATTAAAGATATAATGGTTAAGTTAGATGAGTTTAAATATACCAGTAGGAGTATCGATTTTGAAACCTACAAAGCTCTAGCAGATGGGATAAAAAAGGAGTTAAAATGTTAA